Proteins encoded within one genomic window of Xiphophorus maculatus strain JP 163 A chromosome 11, X_maculatus-5.0-male, whole genome shotgun sequence:
- the LOC102219072 gene encoding protein phosphatase 1 regulatory subunit 14A-like: MATDGSGTPPEENDEPVSSDLELSGHIPKRHARVTVKYNRKELQRRLDLEKWIDESLDQLYRGQEADMPEEVNIDDLIDLRTDEERIVKLKELLQSCSNNTETFIKELVAKLVGVHKQEDLQSEGIEHPVICHSLHRHEPYQFNNPQHHFHQMRGHNQSL; encoded by the exons ATGGCAACTGACGGCAGCGGGACACCGCCCGAAGAAAACGACGAGCCGGTTTCATCAGATCTGGAGCTCAGCGGACACATCCCGAAGAGGCACGCCCGGGTCACAGTGAAGTACAACaggaaggagctgcagaggcgGCTGGACTTGGAGAAGTGGATCGATGAGAGCCTGGACCAGCTGTACAGGGGCCAG GAGGCCGACATGCCGGAGGAGGTGAACATTGACGACTTGATTGACCTTCGTACTGATGAGGAGCGAATCGTGAAGTTAAAG gaaCTCCTCcaaagctgcagcaacaacactGAG ACCTTCATCAAGGAGCTGGTGGCAAAGCTGGTGGGGGTCCACAAGCAGGAGGATCTGCAGAGCGAAGGCATCGAGCATCCCGTCATCTGCCACAGCCTCCACCGCCACGAGCCCTACCAGTTCAACAACCCGCAGCACCACTTCCATCAGATGCGAGGCCACAACCAGAGTCTCTGA
- the LOC102218807 gene encoding delta-like protein B, whose protein sequence is MAHSHLIYLLALTLVHVVWSSGVFELKIHSFHTAQRICRRHRDCHIFFRICLKHPEDVISAEPPCTFGTGHTNVIRADHTSISSSAPIRVPFHFKWPGTFSLIIEAWNAESPTEYTDNQNNLVSRLATRRRLAIGEDWSQDVHFGEQSELRYSYHVYCDEYYFGDGCADYCRPRDDTLGHYTCDEEGNRICLEGWKGNYCSEPICSADCSEKHGYCEAPGGCTCRMGWQGPSCNECVRYPGCLHGTCSQPWQCNCQEGWGGLFCDQDLNYCTNHKPCANGATCTNTGQGSYTCTCRPGFGGTNCELETNECDSNPCKNGGSCNDLENDYSCTCPQGFYGKNCEIIAMTCADGPCFNGGTCVETMTGGYTCRCPPSYTGSNCEKKLDRCSNRPCLNGGDCLDLGQSILCRCQPGFTGANCQVNIDDCTSNPCQNAGTCQDGVNDYTCSCTLGYTGKNCSIRSDACGARPCQNGGTCFTHFTGPVCQCPKGFMGPSCEFTLQPSFKPALRQASQPSSTTTVTISCLLAVLVLVLVAGIFFLRRRRKRMEGRKQLSDIAVYNDLEAVNNLGGSERDAFLSPNSLFKISNSTARLSLTLCPDGRPGYRHNPVESSLARAERQDFMWRDDAMLGSAPGLR, encoded by the exons ATGGCGCATTCACACCTGATATATCTCTTGGCTTTGACCTTGGTGCACGTG GTTTGGTCCTCCGGTGTCTTCGAGTTGAAGATCCACTCCTTCCACACGGCGCAGCGCATCTGCAGAAGACACAGAGACTGTCACATCTTCTTCAGGATTTGCCTAAAACACCCGGAGGATGTGATCTCAGCCGAGCCGCCCTGCACCTTTGGCACCGGCCACACGAACGTAATCCGGGCGGATCACACGTCGATCTCCAGCAGCGCTCCCATCCGAGTCCCCTTCCACTTTAAGTGGCCG gGGACTTTTTCATTGATCATCGAAGCCTGGAACGCAGAATCTCCAACAGAGTACACAG ACAACCAAAATAACCTGGTGAGCCGCCTGGCGACCAGGAGGAGGCTGGCTATCGGCGAGGACTGGTCCCAGGACGTGCACTTCGGCGAGCAGAGCGAGCTGCGCTACTCCTACCACGTCTACTGCGACGAGTACTACTTCGGGGACGGCTGCGCGGACTACTGCAGGCCGAGGGACGACACGCTGGGCCACTACACCTGCGACGAGGAGGGCAACCGCATCTGCCTGGAGGGCTGGAAAGGAAACTACTGCTCTGAGC CCATCTGCTCGGCGGATTGCAGCGAGAAGCATGGCTACTGCGAGGCCCCAGGGGGCTGTACATGCCGCATGGGCTGGCAGGGCCCCTCCTGTAATGAATGCGTGCGTTACCCAGGCTGTCTCCATGGGACGTGCAGCCAGCCGTGGCAGTGTAACTGTCAGGAGGGCTGGGGGGGCCTCTTCTGCGACCAGGACCTCAACTACTGCACCAACCACAAGCCATGCGCCAACGGGGCCACCTGCACCAACACGGGTCAGGGCAGCTACACCTGTACGTGTCGGCCCGGCTTTGGAGGCACCAATTGTGAGCTGGAAACCAACGAGTGTGACAGCAACCCCTGCAAAAACGGAGGCAGCTGCAAT GACCTGGAGAACGACTACTCCTGCACCTGTCCACAGGGGTTCTACGGAAAGAACTGTGAGATCATTGCCATGACCTGCGCAGACGGTCCCTGCTTTAATGGCGGAACCTGCGTGGAGACGATGACAGGAGGCTACACATGCCGCTGCCCTCCCAGCTACACCGGCTCCAACTGTGAGAAGAAGTTGGACCGCTGCAGCAACAGGCCTTGTCTGAACG GTGGTGACTGTTTGGACCTCGGCCAGAGTATCTTGTGCCGCTGTCAGCCAGGTTTCACCGGTGCCAACTGCCAGGTCAACATCGACGACTGCACCTCAAATCCCTGCCAAAATGCTGGAACCTGCCAGGATGGTGTGAATGACTACACTTGCTCCTGTACCTTAGGGTACACTGGCAAGAACTGCAGCATCCGCTCTGATGCCTGCGGGGCTCGTCCGTGCCAAAACGGAGGCACTTGCTTCACCCACTTCACTGGGCCTGTATGCCAGTGTCCGAAGGGCTTCATGGGTCCAAGTTGCGAGTTCACACTTCAACCCAGTTTCAAGCCCGCTTTGCGCCAAGCCTCCCAGccctcctccaccaccaccgTCACCATCTCCTGCCTCCTGGCAGTCCTGGTGCTGGTTCTGGTCGCAGGCATCTTTTTCCTGAGGCGGAGAAGAAAGAGGATGGAGGGAAGGAAGCAGCTGAGCGACATTGCGGTCTACAATGACTTGGAGGCGGTCAACAACCTGGGAGGCAGCGAGAGAGATGCTTTCCTCAGCCCTAACAGCCTCTTCAAGATCAGCAACAGTACAGCTCGCCTCAGCCTCACGCTGTGTCCCGATGGCAGACCCGGGTACAGACACAACCCGGTGGAGAGCAGCCTGGCCAGAGCGGAGCGTCAGGACTTCATGTGGAGGGACGATGCCATGCTGGGCTCTGCACCCGGGCTGAGATGA
- the LOC102233860 gene encoding nuclear apoptosis-inducing factor 1-like isoform X1: MDRMSSPVYYSHDSAVRFKKRKARFSFSEVHVLLDEVRKNRSVVVGKFNRGIPTDSKKRTWAEITARVNDIGECQREVIEVIKKWSDLKCDTKRKVAAMRSGTVPNRGLNSRLSRDLTQTEKIVLQILEMDEDDQSTGECGPLGDDDDVPEEEEEMEEEDMMGMQSSPNGGGDMSSMPPPTSYGDSSQPAYDMQYEIPPTEDTEIPFGDSDDDQREDALPSNQPGKSAEVPQVNNGIHKHVQPPMSAGAPALAPAPAPSPAVTLPAPAHNSRDSLLQNAALSLQEQHATNMLLETVSRSLELLAESVQQLAETQQEFVRESLQLQRETVQVLRDFTGGAIALMHDKLNGRPAL, from the exons ATGGACAGGATGTCTTCTCCGGTGTACTACAGCCACGACAGCGCTGTCCGCTTCAAGAAGAGAAAAGCtcgtttttctttcagtgaagTCCACGTCCTGCTGGATGAAGTGAGGAAGAACCGTTCGGTTGTTGTAG gCAAATTCAACCGAGGAATACCGACCGACTCAAAGAAGCGCACCTGGGCGGAGATTACGGCACGCGTCAACGATATTGGGGAGTGCCAACGGGAGGTCATAGAGGTCATCAAAAAATGGTCCGACCTGAAGTGCGACACCAAACGCAAAGTGGCGGCCATGAGGTCGGGGACCGTGCCCAACCGGGGACTCAACTCGCGTCTCTCCCGAGACCTCACTCAGACGGAAAAGATAGTCCTTCAAATACTGGAGATGGACGAAGACGACCAGAGCACTGGAGAGTGCGGTCCGCTGGGGGACGACGACGACGTTcccgaggaagaggaggagatggaaGAGGAGGACATGATGGGAATGCAGAGTTCTCCTAACGGCGGGGGGGACATGTCGTCCATGCCGCCACCAACTTCCTACG GGGACTCATCACAGCCAGCTTATGATATGCAGTATGAGATCCCCCCAACAGAAG ATACCGAAATCCCATTCGGAGATTCAGATGACGACCAGAGAGAAGACGCGCTTCCCTCCAATCAGCCAGGAAAATCCGCCGAAGTGCCCCAAGTGAACAACGGCATTCATAAACACGTCCAGCCACCGATGTCTGCCGGCGCTCCGGCCCTGGCCCCGGCTCCGGCTCCGTCGCCAGCGGTCACGCTCCCTGCGCCGGCGCACAACTCCAGGGACAGCCTGCTGCAGAACGCCGCCCTGAGCCTGCAGGAGCAGCACGCCACCAACATGCTGCTGGAGACGGTGTCGCGCTCCCTGGAGCTGCTGGCCGAGTCGGTGCAGCAGCTGGCGGAGACGCAGCAGGAGTTTGTGCGCGAGTCGCTCCAGCTGCAGCGGGAGACGGTGCAGGTGCTCAGAGACTTCACGGGCGGAGCCATCGCCCTCATGCATGACAAACTGAATGGACGGCCGGCTTTATAA
- the LOC102233860 gene encoding nuclear apoptosis-inducing factor 1-like isoform X2 — protein sequence MDRMSSPVYYSHDSAVRFKKRKARFSFSEVHVLLDEVRKNRSVVVGKFNRGIPTDSKKRTWAEITARVNDIGECQREVIEVIKKWSDLKCDTKRKVAAMRSGTVPNRGLNSRLSRDLTQTEKIVLQILEMDEDDQSTGECGPLGDDDDVPEEEEEMEEEDMMGMQSSPNGGGDMSSMPPPTSYDTEIPFGDSDDDQREDALPSNQPGKSAEVPQVNNGIHKHVQPPMSAGAPALAPAPAPSPAVTLPAPAHNSRDSLLQNAALSLQEQHATNMLLETVSRSLELLAESVQQLAETQQEFVRESLQLQRETVQVLRDFTGGAIALMHDKLNGRPAL from the exons ATGGACAGGATGTCTTCTCCGGTGTACTACAGCCACGACAGCGCTGTCCGCTTCAAGAAGAGAAAAGCtcgtttttctttcagtgaagTCCACGTCCTGCTGGATGAAGTGAGGAAGAACCGTTCGGTTGTTGTAG gCAAATTCAACCGAGGAATACCGACCGACTCAAAGAAGCGCACCTGGGCGGAGATTACGGCACGCGTCAACGATATTGGGGAGTGCCAACGGGAGGTCATAGAGGTCATCAAAAAATGGTCCGACCTGAAGTGCGACACCAAACGCAAAGTGGCGGCCATGAGGTCGGGGACCGTGCCCAACCGGGGACTCAACTCGCGTCTCTCCCGAGACCTCACTCAGACGGAAAAGATAGTCCTTCAAATACTGGAGATGGACGAAGACGACCAGAGCACTGGAGAGTGCGGTCCGCTGGGGGACGACGACGACGTTcccgaggaagaggaggagatggaaGAGGAGGACATGATGGGAATGCAGAGTTCTCCTAACGGCGGGGGGGACATGTCGTCCATGCCGCCACCAACTTCCTACG ATACCGAAATCCCATTCGGAGATTCAGATGACGACCAGAGAGAAGACGCGCTTCCCTCCAATCAGCCAGGAAAATCCGCCGAAGTGCCCCAAGTGAACAACGGCATTCATAAACACGTCCAGCCACCGATGTCTGCCGGCGCTCCGGCCCTGGCCCCGGCTCCGGCTCCGTCGCCAGCGGTCACGCTCCCTGCGCCGGCGCACAACTCCAGGGACAGCCTGCTGCAGAACGCCGCCCTGAGCCTGCAGGAGCAGCACGCCACCAACATGCTGCTGGAGACGGTGTCGCGCTCCCTGGAGCTGCTGGCCGAGTCGGTGCAGCAGCTGGCGGAGACGCAGCAGGAGTTTGTGCGCGAGTCGCTCCAGCTGCAGCGGGAGACGGTGCAGGTGCTCAGAGACTTCACGGGCGGAGCCATCGCCCTCATGCATGACAAACTGAATGGACGGCCGGCTTTATAA